CTGATCACGATCGCGGGGTGGCGTCATCGGTCGTTTGGTCCCTGTTCGGTTGGTTACTCGAGGTGTCAACGAGCCGGCGAGAAGGTTGGCCGTGCCCATTGGGGATGCACCACCCCCTGGGTGGGCGTCCTGGTTGAGCCCTCCCGGCGGCAGCGCTGTGGAGCTTCTCGCGCTGCGGGTCGGCTCGTTGGTTGGTCTGCCGATGCTCGTCGGCCCGACGCGACAACAAGGCGCTTGTTTCGGTCAGCTTCGTCGAGCAATGGTATTTATTATCATGGTTAACTTACCTGCATTCCCCTTAATTGTCAAGGGTTTTTGACAATATCAACTACTCGGAAAGCCCGCTCACGGGCCCGGATAACAACAGCAACAGCTCGAGCCCCCGCCGTTGTTGCCAACAACCGGCCGGGCCGCTGATCGATTATCGTCCATTATGTCAAGGCGTTGCGCAATTGGCGTCCCCCCGAACACAGGGCGTCGACGGCGCGGTATCCGCCGCGCCGAACCGTCGCCGGCGGGCTCGAAGGGCCCCGGTCGGCACGTCTTGACGCCGTCGCCGGACCCGGCTAGAATACCACCGAACGAACGACGCCCACCATCTCGACGGCCGATCACTACCACTCCGGGGGTTCCGTGTCGAAAACACTCGCCATCCCGTTGATCATCGCCTTATCGGGCACCGCCTGCTTTCTGGACTCCTCCGGCGGCAATACCGCTTCCTCCGCGCAAAGCGAAAAGGAAGACGGCGGTGTCAGCACCGTCGCCGACAGCGCAACCTCGGAGCTGGCCCGCCTGCTCGAGGCCGGCAACGAGGCCCTGGCCGCCGGCGACCTGCGCGCCGCCACCGATTACTACGAGGACGCCGAGGAACTGGCCCCCGAAGACCCCTTCGTCAAGAACAACCTCGGCCTGGTCTCGATGGAGAAGGGCTACTACTCCCTGGCCGCCAGCCACTTCCGCGAAGCCCTCGACCTGCTGCCCTACTACTACAAGGCCCATAACAATCTGGGCAACTGCTATTACCACATGGAGTACTACGATCTGGCCCGCGACGCCTACGAAGAAGCGCTGCGGATCAAGCCCGACTACGCTTTGGCCCACTGGAACTACGCCATGTTGCTGGAGAAGACCGGCGAGGAGCTCGACGCCATCCGTCACTGGCAGCGCTATATCAGTCTGGCCGAAGGCGAGGGCGACGCCGCCTTCGCCCGGGACCGTATCGCCGCCCTGCGCGACAGCGCCGAAAACGGCGGCGATGTGGGCGCCAGCGCCGAAGAGCTCGAAGCCGGTTACGACATCGACTAACCCCGCGCGGGGTTCCAAACCGGCGCCGCGCGGCGCGATCGACGTTGTTACTCCGCAGCACGGGTTTCGCTTACCGGCAACGGGCTTCTATGCCGAAGACAAGTTCGACGAAAGACCAGCGACCCCCCATGCCGATACGCCGCCCAGCTTTGCCCCCCGTCATCCTCCTAGTCTGTCTGGCGGGCTGCCGGACCGCGGAGAACAGCGTCGAGGTCGTCGCCCTGCCGCCGCGGGCGCCCCTGGGCGACCGTCCGGCAGCGCTGGACATCGCGGCCGGCGAAGCCGTCGAAGTCCGCGGTCCCTGCAGCGATACGGGAGCCCTGAGCTATCTCGAGGTTTTTCTACCCGCCGACGACGGTGTCTACCGCAACGTCTACTATCTCACCGAGCGCCGACCGGACCTCGACGGCGAGCTGCTGTGCTTGCACGGCGCCGTCGTCGTCGAGACCGACGTCTACGGCTACGCCCTGAAGCTGGACGGCGGAACCGTCGAGGTCCTGGACATCCAACCGCCGCGTCCCCTTCTGCCGCCGGCGGCCCTGAGCGACCTGGCCGGCGTGGACCTGGACCCCCTCTCCAAGCATCCCGAACACAACGGTGATTACCGGCCGACTGCGGCCGAGCTGGCCGAGCTGGCCTGGGAGGCCGTCGATTACGAACCGGCGACGGGACGGTGGTTGTTACGTTCCCAACGGCTGCCCCTGCCGCCCTTCGCCGATCCGCAACTCGAGCGCTGGCTGACGGTCTTCGCCCTGGTGGACGCCGATGGAGCGCCGCTCCAGCTCTGGGTCGGCGTCCGCGGCAGCTTCGCCGAATGAACCCGCCGCCGACAGCCCCCTCCGCCGAACGCAACGCCCGGGAGAAACCGCCCCTGCTGCGCCGCCTGGGCGGCCTCGTCGGCGGTTTTTGGCATAAGCTGAAGGGCCGCGAAGCCCGTCGTCTGCTCAGGGACGTCATCCTGGCCCTGGTCGCCGCCTTCACCCTGTTCTCGCTCTACAACCTGCGGGTCCAGTTCCCGCGGAGCCGTTTCGCCGTCTATCCCCGGCTGGGCGGGTATTTCGCCTACCGGGGCTGTCTGTGCGCCCATTCGGACTATGGCGAGGGGCGGTCCTCCTACAGCCGGATCGCCCGCTACGCCGATGAGGCCGGGCTGGATTTCGTCGTCGTCACCGACGAGAACACCATGGAAGCCCGCATGGACGGCAAGGTCGGCAGCTACGGTGATTTCTTCGTCTTCTGCGGTGCCGAGCTGAGCCGTCCCGAGGGGCGGATGTGGTTCCTTGGGCCCCGGGACATGCCGACGAACAACGATCTCAACGGCGCCACCTCGACGCTGTTGGCCCGCCTGGACGAGCACCTGACCGTGATCGCCATGCCCCAGGACCCCCGGGAGCCCTGGACCGATCTTTCCCTGGCCGGCTTCGACGCCCTCGAAGTGGTCAACCTGACGAGCCTCTGGCGCACCGCCGACCCCTGGAACTGGATCCAGGCGGCCAGCGCCAACCTGTTCGACGGTCCGGGCTCCCTGGCCCGGCTGGGCATCGACCGCGCCCCCTTCCTGCTCTGGGACCGGCTGACCGCCGAGCGCCCCGTCGTCGGCCTGAGCTCCGTCGACGTCCGCGGCCGGACCAAGGTGATCGGCGACTGGTACATCAAGACGCCGAGCTACGAGGACGCCTTCCGCACCCTGCAGACCTACGTGCTGCTACCCCAGCGCTTGCCCCGCAACCCCAACAAGGCTTTCGACGAGCTGACCGCCGCCCTCGAAGCCGGACACTGCTTCGGCTGCCTGGCGCCGATCGGCGACGGCGCCGGCTTCCGCTTCACCGCCTCCCAGGGCGAAGCCTTCGCCATCATGGGCGACGAGCTGACCATCGATCCCCTGCGCGGCGAGCCGGTAAACCTGGAAGCCTACTGCCCACCCCGGGACGGCGTCTATCTGCTGCTCTACCGCGACGGTGAGATTATCCGCCGCGTCGAGGACCGCCGCTTAAGCCATCTGACCAGCCAGCCCGGCGTCTACCGCATCGAGGCCTGGGTGACCTCGCCCAGCCTGCCCTTCGGACACGTCCAGCGCCTCTGGCTCTACTCCAATCCGATCTATCTGCGCTGAGCCGCCCGCCCCCTGAAAACGACCACAGCAGCTATCAACGTGGCCGCGACCGGAACTGGCACGGTTTTTGCGGAGGCGGCCCGTTGTCATCGGTTCAACGGTCGCCGAGGTGCAAAAACCGTGCCAGTTCCGGTCGCATCAAGTCGAAGAGCGCGGTTCTCGGCTGGTCGTTTTCAGGGGGCGGGCGGTGGTGGGGACCGTAGAGGTCTTGACTCGCCACACGCTGGTTGAAGGTCTGAAATCAGTCGCTGGTGTGATATCGACCGGCCAACCCAATTCGACCATTCCAGGCCGCTGGCGGTTAGCGACCCAGAACTGTTGTCTTTCAAAATCCCGGTCGTCAGTGGAACGATCATGACCCGACGCTTCGGTATCTACCTCCATGTGCCCCTCTGCCGGCGGCGCTGTCGCTACTGCGACTTCTGCAGCCGTACCGTCGACGATCAAGCGCTGATCGACCGGGTGGCCGAGGCGCTGTCGATCCAGGTATCACGGGCCGAACCGTTGTTCGGCAACACCTTGTACATCGGCGGCGGCACCCCCAACCTGCTGTCCGCCGCGGCGCTGATGGACCTGATCGCCCGCACGCGGGAGCGCTTCGACCTGCCGACGGGGGCCGAGGTGAGCTGCGAGGCCAACCCGGCGGCCAACCGCGATCCCGGCTATCTGGCGGCGCTGGTACGCTCCGGCCTGACCCGGCTCTCCGTCGGCTTCCAGTCCTTCGACGACGCCGAGCTGCGCCTCCTCGGCCGCCTGCACGACGCCGGGGCAACGGACATCTTCGGCAACGCCCGCCGGGCCGGCGTCGAGTCCCTGTCCGTCGACCTGCTCTACGGCCTGCCCGGACAGCGGCCGGCGACCTTTCGGCGCTCCCTGGAGCGAGCCCTCGCCCTGGACGTCGACCACCTGTCCCTCTACGCCCTCAAGCTGGAGCCCGGAACGGACCTGGCCGCCGCCGTAGAGCGCGGTGAGCTCCCGGCGCCGGATCCCGACGCCGCCGCCGACTGCTATGAAACGGCCCTCGAAGTCCTCGACGACGCCGGCTACCGGCAGTACGAGATCTCCAACTTCGCCCGGCCGGGTCGGCGCTG
The sequence above is drawn from the Candidatus Coatesbacteria bacterium genome and encodes:
- a CDS encoding tetratricopeptide repeat protein, which produces MSKTLAIPLIIALSGTACFLDSSGGNTASSAQSEKEDGGVSTVADSATSELARLLEAGNEALAAGDLRAATDYYEDAEELAPEDPFVKNNLGLVSMEKGYYSLAASHFREALDLLPYYYKAHNNLGNCYYHMEYYDLARDAYEEALRIKPDYALAHWNYAMLLEKTGEELDAIRHWQRYISLAEGEGDAAFARDRIAALRDSAENGGDVGASAEELEAGYDID
- the hemW gene encoding radical SAM family heme chaperone HemW, which produces MTRRFGIYLHVPLCRRRCRYCDFCSRTVDDQALIDRVAEALSIQVSRAEPLFGNTLYIGGGTPNLLSAAALMDLIARTRERFDLPTGAEVSCEANPAANRDPGYLAALVRSGLTRLSVGFQSFDDAELRLLGRLHDAGATDIFGNARRAGVESLSVDLLYGLPGQRPATFRRSLERALALDVDHLSLYALKLEPGTDLAAAVERGELPAPDPDAAADCYETALEVLDDAGYRQYEISNFARPGRRCRHNEHYWRAGPFIGLGPSAIGDDGERRRRVTDDVAAWLAAVETGAEPAVELETPRESERRIEFAMLALRTREGLSRATFRRRFGLEVEAAFPGLTPHLEAGALEEVGDSLRLARASQLVADRILADLFN